A stretch of the Coprobacillus cateniformis genome encodes the following:
- a CDS encoding GDSL-type esterase/lipase family protein produces the protein MKVLMKLLCLCLLTGCTTNTIFVNQQNNQKKQWDYAIADSQYFNDAVFIGSSRMLGLRQDQRFQSAMFYTMQELSFDFLLTKKCIDSYGYSVTILDALKQQNFKKVYLDLGSDEVNWMSPSLFIDKYSQVIDEIQRIHPDAQIYIQSIVPLKTKQKEPPIERIECYNVLLKQLCQKNQIVYLDLVSALTGSHKYLDENMIYDEYHYRTQMNQKWIDYITQHVITK, from the coding sequence ATGAAAGTGTTAATGAAATTATTATGTTTATGTTTATTAACTGGATGTACCACGAATACAATCTTTGTGAATCAACAAAATAATCAAAAAAAACAATGGGATTATGCAATAGCAGATTCCCAATATTTTAATGATGCAGTTTTTATAGGAAGTTCGAGAATGCTTGGCTTAAGACAAGATCAACGATTTCAATCAGCTATGTTTTATACAATGCAAGAGTTATCATTTGATTTTCTGCTCACAAAAAAATGCATTGATTCTTATGGTTATTCAGTGACAATATTGGATGCTTTAAAACAGCAGAATTTTAAAAAAGTATATCTGGATTTAGGAAGTGATGAAGTCAATTGGATGTCACCAAGTTTATTTATTGATAAATATTCCCAAGTTATAGATGAAATTCAACGTATTCATCCAGATGCTCAAATTTATATACAAAGTATTGTCCCTTTAAAAACAAAACAAAAAGAACCGCCTATTGAAAGAATAGAGTGTTATAATGTATTATTAAAGCAGTTGTGTCAAAAAAATCAAATTGTTTATTTAGATCTTGTAAGTGCTCTTACTGGTTCTCATAAATATTTAGATGAAAATATGATTTATGATGAATATCATTATAGAACACAAATGAATCAAAAATGGATTGATTATATCACACAACATGTTATAACAAAATAA
- a CDS encoding cyclic lactone autoinducer peptide, which translates to MFSLFEKVVSFIGIFNVNMMCDFIYFQEKEPKSLEKYRM; encoded by the coding sequence ATGTTTAGTTTATTTGAAAAAGTAGTTAGTTTTATTGGTATTTTTAATGTTAACATGATGTGTGATTTTATTTATTTTCAGGAGAAAGAACCTAAATCATTAGAAAAGTATAGAATGTAA
- a CDS encoding GntR family transcriptional regulator gives MTKYEFVANQLADRINNNEFKHTKKIPTEDQLMQEYNVSKNTIRNAIKILTKLGLLYPVQGSGMFIREIKKYDTIFLSGTRGITKDHPGTHIENKCLHIEVIEADEKIAQFMLCEQGTPIYYIERLRIVDEVPYAVEYTYYNKNIIHYLNKEIVESSIYQYIKEDLKLTFGFADKYISARKLTERESELLKLQKDDPAIIIEDNVYLANGTLFNSSQITYNYQLAHFFMTAE, from the coding sequence ATGACAAAATATGAATTTGTTGCTAATCAACTAGCAGATAGAATTAATAACAATGAATTTAAACATACAAAAAAAATTCCTACAGAAGATCAACTTATGCAGGAGTATAATGTTAGCAAAAATACAATTAGAAATGCTATTAAAATATTAACAAAATTAGGTTTACTTTATCCTGTCCAAGGTAGTGGAATGTTTATTAGGGAAATAAAAAAATATGATACAATTTTTCTAAGTGGAACACGCGGTATTACAAAAGATCATCCTGGTACCCATATTGAGAACAAATGCTTGCATATTGAAGTTATTGAAGCAGATGAAAAGATTGCGCAATTTATGTTATGTGAACAAGGAACACCTATTTATTATATTGAAAGACTGCGAATTGTGGATGAAGTTCCCTATGCAGTAGAGTATACATATTACAACAAAAACATTATTCATTACTTAAATAAAGAAATTGTTGAATCTTCAATATATCAATACATTAAAGAAGATCTCAAACTCACTTTTGGCTTTGCTGATAAATACATAAGTGCTCGCAAATTGACTGAACGTGAAAGTGAACTGCTAAAATTACAAAAAGATGATCCTGCAATTATTATTGAAGATAATGTCTATCTTGCTAATGGTACTTTATTTAATTCTTCTCAAATAACATATAATTATCAATTAGCACATTTCTTTATGACAGCTGAATAG
- a CDS encoding glycoside hydrolase family 3 N-terminal domain-containing protein, producing MKKFGVGLLSAFLVITSTMIPVNAESRIETQVSEILSSMTLKQKVGQILQPDTRSITPQQVGEYYIGSILSGGGAQPEQGNTAQDWANRLDEYQKAAIDTFGIPLLYGVDAVHGNNNVKDSTIFPHNIGLGQANDVDLVKQIGRITAQEIRAIGATWAFTPTLGLPQNERWGRTYECFSETSDVASQLGSAYIEGLQGDLSQNHSIGTAKHYIGEGLTYNGTNQGDVNGQLFYSQLEELLKPYRAAIASDVKSVMVSYNSIDNVKCHGNKDLITDILKGQLGFKGIVITDYNGVDQIEGNLSYKQKLIKSINAGMDMIMIDGNEGDSPKWMIARNSIIEAVNEGHISMERLEDAVKRILTVKCELNFIDNPSLAYADKTLLSQFGSQQHRTVAREAVRKSLTLLKNTETANGSTLMLDLKKMKKIAVAGISADDIGIQCGGWTMTWQGSTGNITKGTTIYSGLREVAQNDQIIDYAANGYFSDDDYEAAIVVVGERPYAESNGDRVARDLSLPSSDIETIERIHKNHPDLPIIAVLTTGRPITIADQVDDLDAIVMAGLPGSEGAGVADVLLGDYDFHGHLTMTWPWYAQDIESKFTDQTKVMFEYGRGLTKNQVTAISQTPPNNPTVINLAQTNGIIEAENYYTKHNSIILENNNTSIGYFWQGYDISYKVIVPEQARYTLNLNAATENDNVKAAFDVYIDDVLSYSTSTLAKNTGGWAKFEAIEMNDKISLPSGQHIIKFVSQTKDLNIDYFKFIKFDDQYIEPENPNQPSIGTGALIKEDAVQVTMSSSEHSGDMSWYAGDQDIENRNAPKDPLDIRNPDTSDITTIVVDDNQKYQSVLGMGTSIEESTVNNLMKMSVTTRKKFIKQLVDPQTGMGNTLFRITIGTADFTGRDFYTYYDGTGTELNGNPDWDNSTGHGFSIQKDRDYGIIQVIKEIQQIAQECGVEKDLKFFASSWTPPGWMKLPTSASSSYPNNGLLLKGGQLNDRYIQDLAKYYVRFIEEYKKEGIPLYAMTLQNEPLLEINYPSCLITGGQEAKLAKAIKEELNKSTVLLTDEKDVKVWAFDHNFDGAEAYVSELFATQDGRDNVDGIAFHPYGGVPSTMGSLYEQYKNKYTMNLTERSVWGASGANDIISWFRNGSESYNAWVTMLDSKIAPHQWVGTPDPTMFVQDANHREKYWCTPEVYLIGQFTKYVRPGYERILSTNGNTSTVTNVAFRDPKTGKIIMIVANSSGSAQNFKVISHGTQFNATLPAGNVATYIWEPVDGNQFKNITDDLTLNDAIIEGSGVINNGELGYIDSTTKVNYTVNVKQAGTYRVEFDVAVGGEWHKDFPVVISQGNKELGRTHARRYVYWDNAEWSTYSTIQTYITLSETGLQNITLSFPEAGINFKDVRFIPAREIQSLPGKLDTTNYFNKSGCVLESENFGFIDRDYYLDYKVNVLKAGDYDFDFEVATSQNNSGVWIDKIDMNNQVSNLGEIDFTNTGGTNLYTHQIKRLHLDEGHYTMRIKFKAGETNFKGVVIGQAMSLQSDELIERQLHGHVINVHLIGGSFALNLTKNAWHLNFPKGVDYEVQRIDDTNAKIVLQGEIEQDFDNDLSILLKVDASEFGGIVGTSLEDYILIKAIDDIETLTSMSEIPYHQDTFNMSIQGGTFKEDVIHHVTLAGEITQYVTIQKVTKVSSRLLSITLQWKPMYNDCKGTIIITPDGYSDGVLSLEKELIFKQTDQLPPTIPVGNNNPVDLTESLAYRHKGSLVNQPAKGNYIDFFLDIQTAGKYTIYYDITNTEAVANGLKISGGLGLATDNLESISFHKFWGNELGYWHTLDLKEGKQTLRFEMNNYNDGFKIDHIRIAKVQSAIEVQGNTTIVVNQLIDGSKTKGWGIETKNGIANIGCSESGAYQDYHINVKKDGYYQFSINAAYNGGSHANAILQLINNQTSYVKSTSQSVTELGKVQITQTGDWGNFVNSDKVLVKLSAGEQTIRIYDEGDGFNYRSFDLDYVKEFNEV from the coding sequence ATGAAAAAATTCGGTGTTGGTTTGTTATCTGCATTTTTGGTGATTACAAGTACTATGATACCAGTAAATGCAGAAAGTCGCATTGAAACACAAGTTTCTGAAATTTTGTCATCAATGACATTAAAACAAAAGGTTGGTCAGATTTTGCAGCCTGACACAAGGAGCATTACACCACAACAAGTAGGAGAGTATTATATTGGTTCCATTTTAAGTGGTGGAGGTGCGCAACCAGAACAGGGAAATACTGCTCAAGATTGGGCAAATCGTCTTGATGAATATCAAAAGGCTGCAATTGATACATTTGGGATACCTTTGTTATATGGGGTAGATGCAGTACATGGTAATAACAATGTTAAGGATTCAACGATTTTTCCGCATAATATTGGATTAGGGCAAGCAAATGATGTGGATTTAGTTAAACAAATTGGGAGGATTACTGCTCAGGAAATAAGGGCAATTGGAGCCACTTGGGCATTTACCCCAACTTTAGGGCTTCCTCAAAATGAAAGATGGGGTCGTACATATGAATGTTTTAGTGAAACATCTGATGTCGCTTCACAATTGGGTTCAGCTTATATTGAAGGGTTACAAGGAGATTTATCTCAGAATCATTCAATAGGAACAGCAAAGCATTACATTGGAGAGGGTTTAACATATAATGGGACAAATCAAGGTGATGTGAATGGTCAATTGTTTTATTCTCAGTTAGAAGAGTTGTTGAAACCATATCGTGCTGCAATTGCAAGCGATGTGAAAAGTGTTATGGTTTCTTATAACAGTATTGATAATGTAAAGTGTCATGGAAACAAAGATTTAATTACAGATATCTTAAAAGGACAACTAGGGTTTAAAGGGATTGTCATTACAGATTATAATGGGGTTGATCAGATTGAAGGTAATCTTTCATATAAGCAAAAATTAATAAAATCTATTAATGCTGGTATGGATATGATAATGATTGATGGCAATGAAGGAGATAGCCCTAAATGGATGATTGCAAGAAATAGTATTATTGAGGCTGTAAATGAAGGGCATATTTCAATGGAGAGACTTGAAGATGCTGTTAAACGAATATTAACAGTGAAATGTGAATTAAACTTCATTGATAATCCATCACTGGCTTATGCAGATAAAACATTACTTTCACAATTTGGAAGTCAGCAGCATCGAACTGTTGCGCGAGAGGCAGTGAGAAAGTCATTAACACTTTTAAAAAATACAGAGACTGCAAATGGCTCTACATTAATGTTAGATCTTAAAAAAATGAAAAAAATTGCTGTGGCGGGAATTTCAGCAGATGACATTGGTATTCAATGTGGTGGCTGGACTATGACTTGGCAAGGCTCAACAGGCAATATCACAAAGGGAACAACAATTTACTCAGGATTACGTGAAGTGGCTCAAAATGACCAGATTATTGATTATGCAGCGAATGGATATTTTTCAGACGATGATTATGAAGCGGCCATAGTTGTCGTTGGAGAAAGACCATATGCCGAAAGTAATGGAGATAGAGTAGCACGTGATTTATCTTTACCATCATCTGATATTGAAACAATTGAAAGAATTCATAAAAATCATCCTGATCTACCTATCATTGCTGTTTTGACAACAGGTCGACCTATTACAATTGCAGATCAAGTAGATGATTTAGATGCTATTGTTATGGCAGGATTGCCAGGTAGTGAAGGGGCTGGAGTTGCTGATGTTCTTCTTGGTGATTATGATTTTCATGGTCATTTGACAATGACTTGGCCATGGTATGCACAAGATATTGAGAGTAAATTTACTGATCAGACAAAAGTGATGTTTGAATATGGTAGGGGTTTGACAAAAAATCAAGTCACTGCTATATCACAAACACCACCAAATAATCCAACAGTCATTAATTTGGCTCAAACAAATGGCATTATTGAAGCTGAAAATTATTATACAAAGCATAATAGTATTATTTTAGAAAATAATAATACTTCTATTGGATATTTTTGGCAAGGATATGATATTAGTTATAAAGTTATTGTTCCAGAACAAGCAAGATATACATTAAATCTTAATGCTGCAACTGAAAATGATAATGTCAAGGCAGCATTCGATGTATATATTGATGATGTTTTATCTTATAGTACATCTACACTAGCAAAGAATACAGGTGGCTGGGCAAAATTTGAGGCCATAGAAATGAATGATAAAATTTCTTTACCTAGTGGACAACATATAATTAAGTTTGTTTCACAGACAAAGGATTTAAATATTGACTATTTTAAATTCATCAAATTTGATGATCAATATATTGAACCAGAAAATCCTAATCAGCCAAGTATTGGAACTGGTGCACTTATTAAAGAAGATGCAGTACAAGTAACTATGTCTTCATCAGAACATTCTGGTGATATGTCTTGGTATGCTGGTGATCAAGATATTGAAAATCGTAATGCTCCAAAAGATCCTTTGGATATAAGGAATCCAGATACATCCGACATAACAACAATTGTGGTAGATGATAATCAAAAGTATCAATCTGTATTAGGAATGGGGACTTCCATCGAAGAATCTACTGTGAATAATTTAATGAAGATGTCAGTGACAACCAGAAAAAAATTTATTAAACAGTTGGTTGATCCTCAAACGGGTATGGGAAATACATTATTTAGGATTACTATTGGGACTGCAGATTTTACAGGAAGAGATTTTTATACTTATTATGATGGGACAGGTACAGAATTAAATGGAAATCCAGATTGGGACAACTCTACTGGACATGGTTTTAGTATTCAAAAGGATAGAGACTATGGTATTATTCAAGTCATTAAAGAGATCCAACAGATTGCTCAAGAATGCGGAGTTGAAAAGGATTTAAAGTTCTTTGCCTCTTCTTGGACACCACCAGGATGGATGAAATTGCCAACTTCAGCGAGTTCGTCTTATCCTAACAATGGACTTCTATTAAAAGGTGGTCAACTTAATGACAGATATATTCAAGATTTAGCAAAATATTATGTACGCTTTATAGAAGAATATAAAAAGGAAGGTATTCCACTTTATGCAATGACACTACAAAATGAGCCATTGTTAGAAATTAATTATCCTAGCTGTTTAATAACAGGGGGACAAGAAGCTAAGTTAGCAAAAGCAATAAAAGAAGAACTTAACAAGAGTACAGTATTATTAACTGATGAGAAAGATGTTAAAGTTTGGGCTTTTGATCATAACTTTGATGGAGCAGAAGCTTATGTATCTGAATTATTTGCTACTCAAGATGGGCGTGATAATGTTGATGGTATAGCATTCCATCCTTATGGTGGTGTTCCTTCAACAATGGGCTCACTCTATGAGCAGTACAAAAATAAGTATACAATGAATTTAACAGAGCGTTCAGTTTGGGGGGCAAGTGGAGCGAATGATATAATAAGCTGGTTTAGAAATGGCTCAGAAAGTTATAATGCATGGGTGACTATGCTTGATAGCAAAATCGCTCCTCATCAATGGGTAGGAACACCTGATCCAACAATGTTTGTTCAAGATGCTAATCATCGTGAAAAATATTGGTGTACACCAGAAGTTTATTTGATTGGACAATTTACAAAATATGTTCGACCAGGCTATGAACGTATTTTATCTACGAATGGAAATACATCTACAGTCACAAATGTTGCTTTTAGAGATCCGAAAACTGGAAAGATTATTATGATTGTTGCAAATAGTAGTGGAAGTGCTCAGAATTTTAAAGTTATCAGTCATGGAACTCAATTTAATGCAACTTTACCAGCTGGGAATGTCGCAACATATATTTGGGAACCAGTGGATGGCAACCAATTTAAAAATATTACTGATGATTTAACACTGAATGATGCCATCATTGAAGGATCAGGAGTCATTAATAATGGTGAATTAGGCTATATTGATTCAACAACAAAAGTCAATTATACAGTTAATGTTAAACAGGCAGGGACTTATCGAGTAGAATTTGATGTTGCTGTCGGAGGAGAGTGGCATAAGGATTTTCCAGTTGTTATTTCACAGGGAAACAAAGAATTAGGTCGAACTCATGCACGCAGATATGTATATTGGGATAATGCTGAATGGAGTACCTATTCTACTATTCAAACATATATAACATTGAGTGAAACAGGGCTACAGAATATCACATTATCTTTTCCAGAAGCAGGAATAAATTTTAAAGATGTAAGATTTATACCAGCTCGTGAGATTCAGTCTCTGCCAGGCAAATTAGATACAACAAACTATTTTAATAAAAGTGGTTGTGTTTTGGAAAGTGAAAATTTTGGTTTTATTGATAGGGACTACTATCTTGATTATAAAGTGAATGTTCTAAAGGCTGGAGATTATGACTTTGATTTTGAAGTTGCTACAAGTCAAAATAATAGTGGTGTTTGGATTGATAAGATTGATATGAATAACCAGGTATCAAATTTAGGTGAAATTGATTTCACCAATACAGGTGGAACAAACCTTTATACACATCAAATCAAAAGACTTCATTTAGACGAAGGTCATTATACAATGAGAATAAAATTTAAAGCCGGTGAAACTAACTTTAAAGGTGTTGTCATTGGACAGGCAATGTCTCTTCAAAGTGATGAACTGATTGAGAGACAACTTCATGGTCATGTTATTAATGTTCATCTGATTGGTGGATCCTTTGCATTAAATCTTACAAAGAATGCATGGCATCTCAATTTTCCAAAAGGTGTTGATTATGAAGTCCAGAGAATTGATGATACAAATGCTAAAATTGTCTTACAAGGTGAGATAGAACAAGATTTTGATAATGATTTGAGTATTTTATTAAAAGTAGATGCCAGTGAGTTTGGAGGTATAGTTGGAACATCATTAGAAGACTATATTTTGATTAAAGCTATTGATGATATAGAAACTTTAACATCTATGTCTGAAATTCCTTATCATCAGGATACTTTTAATATGAGTATTCAAGGTGGAACATTTAAAGAAGATGTTATTCATCATGTCACTTTAGCTGGTGAGATTACCCAATATGTCACAATTCAAAAAGTAACCAAAGTATCTTCACGTTTATTAAGTATTACATTGCAATGGAAACCTATGTATAATGATTGTAAAGGGACAATTATTATAACTCCAGATGGTTATAGTGATGGTGTTCTATCACTTGAAAAAGAATTAATATTTAAACAGACTGATCAATTGCCACCCACTATACCAGTTGGGAATAACAATCCAGTTGACTTAACAGAAAGTTTGGCTTATCGTCATAAAGGAAGTCTTGTCAATCAGCCAGCAAAAGGAAATTATATAGACTTTTTCTTAGATATACAAACAGCTGGAAAATATACAATTTATTATGATATTACAAATACAGAAGCAGTTGCAAATGGATTAAAGATAAGTGGTGGATTAGGGCTGGCTACTGATAATCTTGAGAGTATTTCATTTCATAAATTCTGGGGAAATGAACTTGGTTATTGGCATACATTAGATTTGAAAGAAGGCAAACAAACACTTCGTTTTGAAATGAATAATTATAATGATGGATTTAAGATTGATCATATCAGAATAGCAAAAGTTCAATCAGCCATTGAAGTTCAGGGTAACACAACGATTGTTGTTAACCAGTTAATTGATGGTTCTAAAACAAAAGGTTGGGGTATTGAGACTAAAAATGGTATTGCTAATATTGGATGTTCAGAATCAGGAGCATATCAAGACTATCATATAAATGTGAAAAAAGATGGATATTATCAGTTTAGTATAAATGCAGCATATAATGGTGGGTCTCATGCTAATGCGATATTACAATTAATTAATAATCAAACATCTTATGTGAAAAGTACAAGTCAGTCAGTTACTGAACTTGGAAAAGTTCAAATTACACAAACAGGTGATTGGGGGAATTTTGTAAATAGTGACAAAGTTCTTGTGAAATTAAGTGCTGGCGAACAAACCATTAGGATTTATGATGAAGGTGATGGTTTTAATTATCGATCATTTGATTTAGATTACGTAAAAGAATTCAATGAAGTTTAA
- a CDS encoding RNA polymerase sigma factor: MIDEETDLIQFIQDHQDDFYRFCYSYVKDSTMAMDIVQDAIVKAIENYSRLRKKEYIKTWFYRIMINECKLYLRKRKNYESFNEQEISQKQMDINTVLGVQQVMQNLPVQYKDIVYLRYYEDMTLEEISLTLHINMSTIKSRLYKALKMMRVDLEKDKGCGYNER; the protein is encoded by the coding sequence ATGATTGATGAAGAAACTGATTTAATACAGTTTATTCAAGATCATCAAGATGATTTTTATCGATTTTGTTATTCTTATGTTAAGGATTCTACTATGGCTATGGATATTGTCCAAGATGCCATTGTGAAAGCAATAGAGAATTATTCACGTTTGCGAAAAAAAGAATATATCAAAACTTGGTTTTATCGAATTATGATTAATGAATGTAAATTGTATTTAAGAAAGAGAAAAAATTATGAGAGTTTTAATGAACAGGAAATCAGTCAGAAACAAATGGATATTAATACTGTTTTAGGTGTTCAACAGGTTATGCAAAATCTACCAGTTCAATATAAAGATATTGTTTATTTAAGATATTATGAAGATATGACTCTTGAAGAAATATCTCTGACTTTACATATCAATATGAGTACTATTAAATCACGGTTATATAAAGCATTAAAGATGATGAGGGTAGATTTAGAAAAAGATAAAGGATGTGGCTACAATGAAAGATAA
- a CDS encoding AraC family transcriptional regulator, with amino-acid sequence MNWVEGIRDGIQYIEEHLEEEITIEDVAKHVCISSFYYQKAFSILCGFSVSEYIRYRRLSLAGSDLLATNQKIIDIAMKYGYDSPDSFTKAFTRFHGVTPTVVRREKTMIKSFAPLKIQLTLKGGSTMDYKIIEKEAFTVIGVSRCFDVDTAFQEIPQFWNEHFQDNDTQLNGLYGVCIDDENKHNFKYMIADNYHPEKEIPEGLETHIIPRLTWAVFPCKGPLPKALQDVNQRIFSEWLPNNNTYEISEHYNIEMYSDCKDFSMGNHDENYYSEIWIPVKKK; translated from the coding sequence ATGAATTGGGTAGAAGGTATAAGAGATGGTATTCAATATATAGAGGAACATCTTGAGGAAGAGATTACAATTGAAGATGTCGCAAAACATGTCTGTATATCAAGCTTTTATTATCAGAAAGCATTTAGCATATTGTGTGGTTTTTCTGTATCTGAATATATTCGTTATCGGAGATTATCATTGGCCGGCAGTGATCTCCTTGCTACGAATCAAAAAATTATAGATATTGCTATGAAATATGGTTATGATTCGCCTGACAGCTTTACCAAAGCTTTTACTCGTTTTCATGGTGTCACTCCTACTGTCGTAAGGAGAGAAAAGACGATGATAAAGTCTTTTGCTCCATTAAAAATCCAATTAACTTTGAAAGGTGGTTCAACTATGGATTATAAAATTATTGAAAAAGAAGCTTTTACTGTCATAGGAGTCTCAAGATGCTTTGATGTAGATACAGCATTTCAGGAAATTCCTCAGTTTTGGAATGAACACTTCCAAGACAATGATACACAATTGAATGGTTTATATGGAGTTTGTATTGATGATGAGAATAAACACAATTTTAAATATATGATTGCTGATAATTATCATCCTGAAAAAGAGATACCAGAGGGCTTAGAAACTCACATCATTCCTCGTTTGACATGGGCAGTCTTTCCTTGCAAAGGTCCTTTACCTAAAGCACTGCAAGATGTTAATCAGAGAATTTTCTCAGAATGGCTACCAAATAATAATACTTATGAAATTTCTGAACATTATAATATTGAAATGTATTCAGACTGCAAAGATTTTTCAATGGGAAATCATGATGAAAATTATTATTCTGAAATCTGGATTCCTGTCAAAAAAAAATAA
- a CDS encoding DUF3298 and DUF4163 domain-containing protein, whose product MKDKLKDEYENIKIPDDYHQKVQKSIVYGLEKQSSRQRRIHLSMKLALSCFLIFIVFLNTSTVFAKTVSQIPYLGQICKVLTFTNQDEIDKTKSIHINAPQLNHTGNTKLERKVNHEIQTMVDRAVDEASTRAEEYYDAFVETGGNPNEFMPVEITIDYEIKYYQDNFVSFLIEKTETLASAYQEYMYYNINLNTGKILTLKDLLGDNYQDVITQEIRKQISAYPEEERSLFFEEVNIKDFINQDRIFYINQDKRIVIKFQKYEIAAGAAGPVEFVIPQNISL is encoded by the coding sequence ATGAAAGATAAATTGAAGGATGAATATGAAAATATAAAGATTCCTGATGATTATCATCAGAAAGTTCAAAAGTCGATTGTATATGGATTAGAAAAACAATCTTCTCGTCAAAGAAGAATTCACTTGAGTATGAAATTAGCCTTAAGTTGTTTTTTGATTTTTATAGTCTTTTTAAATACGAGTACTGTATTTGCAAAAACTGTTTCGCAAATACCTTATTTAGGACAAATATGTAAGGTCTTAACTTTTACCAATCAGGATGAGATTGATAAAACCAAAAGTATTCATATTAATGCTCCTCAATTAAATCATACAGGGAATACGAAGTTAGAAAGGAAAGTTAATCATGAAATACAAACTATGGTGGATCGTGCTGTTGATGAAGCATCAACACGAGCAGAAGAATATTATGATGCTTTTGTAGAAACAGGTGGGAATCCTAATGAATTCATGCCTGTTGAAATAACTATAGATTATGAGATTAAATACTATCAAGATAATTTTGTATCTTTTTTAATTGAAAAAACAGAAACATTAGCATCTGCTTATCAAGAATATATGTATTATAATATTAATTTGAATACTGGAAAAATCTTAACATTAAAAGATTTATTAGGTGATAATTATCAGGATGTTATTACTCAGGAAATTCGAAAACAGATATCTGCATATCCCGAAGAAGAACGTTCTTTATTTTTCGAAGAAGTTAATATTAAAGATTTTATCAATCAAGATCGTATTTTTTATATCAATCAAGATAAAAGAATTGTCATTAAATTTCAAAAATATGAAATAGCAGCTGGAGCAGCTGGACCAGTTGAATTTGTAATACCTCAGAATATATCTCTTTAA